The Candidatus Nitrosymbiomonas proteolyticus genome has a segment encoding these proteins:
- a CDS encoding peptidase M61 glycyl aminopeptidase has product MRTIRFLIGSAAMAFAASCLADIGYKVKALPEQQRLEVTMTVPVTSSTTALQVPSWSPGAYVLRDFAAGIKDIRFTSEAGKELAFTKPEAFTWNVDTANVKSLTAKYWVANNPADGAMHYSGPPTYLYVVDRKTEPCLLTFDLPHGWLAVLGIDERRDGSYRAEDYDVLADNPVTMGDFLMDSYSARGKPHYIVYRGRLKQHIDREFVMRMCRQVTESQAEFFGGLPYSKYVWHFSVSPAMSGGGGLEHLSSTQIGLAVGVGPSTMYLCAHEFFHLWNVKRIRSYPLGPFDYTQLPKTGALWWLEGVTDYYASLLPTRTGWFGRDEFYRQVESNVNRTRSNEERLKVSPYDASYRVGEANNGRGNSSGFGVNYYNTGWLLGLCLDIELRTATSGKRSLDDVMRALYDQCKDGRPGFEEESIRRELVRFGGEKLGEAYDKWVMQPGELPVEQQLEKMGLSMRLRMARDPDFGFSWTIDDPSAGLRLTTVDPSRAEVLKAGEQVVEIAGVSMRSATIRSLRDLASQVLARQQVGTELSIVVKGEDGLRPVRMMLGSKVAERLRVEPAPYSNPVMQRLRDAWLGPAREKTEAVGSLARLELREAA; this is encoded by the coding sequence ATGCGAACGATACGATTCCTAATTGGGTCGGCCGCGATGGCCTTCGCGGCCTCGTGCCTGGCCGACATCGGCTACAAGGTCAAAGCGCTTCCCGAGCAGCAAAGGCTCGAGGTCACCATGACCGTGCCCGTGACTTCCTCGACGACGGCGCTTCAAGTCCCGAGTTGGTCGCCCGGAGCGTACGTGTTGCGCGACTTTGCCGCAGGGATCAAGGACATTCGATTCACTTCGGAGGCCGGGAAGGAACTCGCGTTCACCAAGCCCGAGGCGTTCACGTGGAACGTCGATACGGCCAACGTGAAATCGCTGACCGCGAAGTATTGGGTCGCCAACAACCCCGCTGACGGAGCGATGCATTACAGTGGCCCGCCCACCTACTTGTACGTCGTCGATCGAAAAACGGAGCCCTGTCTTCTGACGTTCGACTTGCCCCACGGGTGGCTCGCCGTCCTCGGCATTGACGAGCGACGCGACGGGAGCTATCGCGCTGAGGATTACGATGTCCTCGCCGACAACCCCGTCACGATGGGCGATTTCCTCATGGACTCCTATTCGGCGCGAGGAAAGCCCCATTACATCGTCTATCGGGGACGCCTCAAGCAGCACATCGACCGCGAGTTCGTGATGAGAATGTGCAGGCAGGTGACGGAGAGCCAAGCTGAGTTCTTTGGGGGGTTGCCCTACAGCAAGTATGTGTGGCACTTCAGCGTGAGCCCAGCGATGAGCGGAGGGGGCGGCCTCGAACACCTCTCCAGCACTCAAATCGGCCTTGCTGTGGGCGTCGGACCAAGCACGATGTACCTGTGCGCCCATGAGTTCTTTCACCTTTGGAACGTGAAGCGCATTCGCTCCTACCCGCTCGGACCCTTTGACTACACCCAGCTACCCAAAACCGGCGCGCTGTGGTGGCTCGAAGGCGTTACCGACTATTACGCTTCCCTGTTGCCCACGAGGACCGGATGGTTCGGCAGAGACGAGTTCTATCGTCAAGTCGAATCGAACGTCAATCGGACGCGCTCCAACGAAGAGCGCCTCAAGGTCAGCCCCTACGACGCGAGCTACCGAGTCGGCGAAGCCAACAACGGCCGAGGGAATAGCTCCGGATTCGGCGTGAACTACTACAACACGGGGTGGCTTCTGGGACTCTGCCTCGACATCGAACTCCGAACGGCCACGTCAGGAAAGCGCTCGTTGGACGACGTCATGCGCGCCCTCTACGACCAGTGCAAGGACGGACGGCCTGGGTTCGAGGAAGAGTCCATTCGCAGAGAATTGGTGCGGTTCGGCGGGGAGAAGCTGGGCGAAGCCTACGACAAATGGGTGATGCAACCGGGCGAATTGCCCGTTGAGCAGCAACTCGAAAAGATGGGCCTCTCGATGCGTCTTCGGATGGCGAGAGATCCCGATTTTGGGTTCTCGTGGACCATCGACGACCCGTCGGCGGGGCTCCGATTGACGACCGTGGACCCTAGTCGGGCAGAGGTCTTGAAGGCGGGAGAGCAAGTGGTCGAGATCGCTGGAGTCTCCATGCGGTCGGCCACCATCCGATCGCTGCGAGACCTCGCGTCGCAAGTTCTGGCGAGGCAACAGGTCGGAACGGAACTTTCGATCGTCGTCAAGGGCGAAGACGGCTTGCGCCCCGTCCGAATGATGCTTGGCTCCAAGGTCGCCGAGCGGCTTCGAGTCGAGCCAGCCCCGTATTCGAATCCTGTTATGCAGCGTCTTCGGGACGCTTGGCTCGGACCCGCAAGGGAGAAGACCGAAGCTGTGGGCTCTTTAGCCCGTCTGGAACTCAGGGAAGCAGCCTGA
- a CDS encoding aminopeptidase — MGIMSGHPSRLLSVALFAGLAAWAPAQFAGAVPPAERVKTGFESISLADAKEYLGYLAGPECQGRGTGQDGYQKAAEYIAKHLKEWGFKAIGDNGTYFQNVPFQRSRSNPEETLLQVGDKQFKSLRFASSADGEVEGNVAFVRATGTDPSLDNPSALEGKIVVVSAAQVGRRLRQQLFTARPAAVLTVVKSTADSQWSVSRGGTRTSRASFRGEISLEVAKELAKFVRVDPKLVSLDDLPDATARLETTETSAKVVVKVQTEELGVPNVVGLLEGSDPVLKNEVVGIGAHLDHLGVQNGTVYWGADDDGSGSTAVMLVAKALATNPVRPKRSILVMWFCGEEMGLIGSKHYVDNPIIPNEKMVCELQLDMVGRNEEKQGEAASDNLNTIHLVGSKRISNELHEMILEQNKHVGFEFEYDEEGVYTRSDHYSFAAKGIPIAFLFTGFHPDYHQPSDTIDKINFDKIVNAARLFYLTAFESGMKDGPFKRNP, encoded by the coding sequence ATGGGAATCATGAGCGGTCATCCTTCCCGTTTGCTTTCCGTCGCGTTGTTTGCGGGCCTTGCAGCTTGGGCGCCCGCCCAATTCGCTGGAGCAGTCCCCCCCGCAGAACGAGTCAAGACCGGCTTCGAGTCGATTTCGCTCGCCGACGCCAAGGAGTACCTAGGCTATCTCGCCGGTCCAGAGTGTCAGGGTCGGGGAACGGGTCAGGACGGCTATCAGAAGGCGGCGGAGTACATCGCCAAGCATCTTAAGGAATGGGGCTTCAAGGCGATCGGCGACAACGGCACCTATTTTCAGAACGTGCCCTTCCAACGAAGCCGCTCGAATCCGGAGGAGACGCTCCTGCAAGTCGGCGACAAACAGTTCAAATCGTTGCGCTTCGCATCGTCCGCCGATGGCGAAGTCGAGGGCAACGTAGCCTTTGTTCGGGCCACGGGCACAGACCCTTCGCTCGACAATCCCTCCGCTCTCGAAGGGAAGATCGTGGTCGTGTCCGCCGCCCAAGTCGGAAGGCGACTCCGGCAGCAACTCTTCACCGCCCGCCCCGCAGCCGTGCTAACGGTCGTAAAGAGCACCGCCGACTCGCAGTGGTCGGTTTCCCGTGGCGGGACGCGCACCAGCCGCGCGAGCTTCCGAGGGGAGATCAGCCTCGAAGTCGCCAAGGAGCTTGCGAAATTCGTTAGGGTCGATCCCAAGCTGGTTTCGCTCGACGACCTTCCTGATGCGACCGCCCGACTCGAAACCACCGAAACCTCCGCCAAGGTCGTCGTGAAGGTTCAAACCGAGGAACTAGGGGTGCCCAACGTGGTGGGATTGCTCGAAGGAAGCGACCCCGTGCTGAAGAACGAAGTGGTGGGCATCGGAGCCCACCTCGATCACCTTGGCGTTCAGAATGGGACCGTCTACTGGGGCGCTGACGACGACGGTTCGGGCAGCACCGCGGTGATGCTCGTCGCCAAAGCCCTTGCGACGAATCCGGTCCGACCTAAGCGCAGCATCCTCGTCATGTGGTTTTGCGGGGAAGAGATGGGGCTGATCGGCTCCAAACACTACGTCGACAATCCGATCATCCCCAACGAGAAGATGGTCTGCGAGTTGCAGCTCGACATGGTCGGGCGCAACGAGGAGAAGCAAGGGGAGGCCGCAAGCGACAACCTCAACACGATCCACCTTGTCGGAAGCAAACGAATCTCCAACGAACTGCACGAGATGATCCTCGAACAGAACAAGCATGTGGGGTTTGAGTTCGAATACGACGAAGAGGGCGTTTACACCCGGAGCGATCACTACAGCTTCGCCGCCAAGGGCATCCCGATCGCGTTCCTGTTCACCGGCTTCCATCCCGACTACCACCAGCCCTCCGACACGATCGACAAGATCAATTTCGACAAGATCGTGAACGCCGCGCGGCTCTTCTATCTGACCGCGTTCGAGTCGGGGATGAAGGACGGGCCCTTCAAACGCAACCCGTAA
- a CDS encoding glycosyl transferase family 2 UDP-glucose LOS-beta-1,4 glucosyltransferase has translation MRTGITLAMIARNEERCLARCLSSVKDHVESIVVVDTGSTDRTPEIARSFGARVEAIEWPGAFDEARNASLALVETEWVLWLDADEWFVEGHASQLAVAIRREDAFGYLLVRRDLFPSGGFGEQVLLRLWRHDPSLRFVGVIHEHLDPDALERATSRRKVFESRIAFFHDGFRPEPSEEKLARNVPLLRKELELRPGQIYYEIELANSLERMGDPEGLVWRERLLNKLLAMADLDDPPDTTVSLFFCNYLAGLADSDLRSAEADAVIRLARGWFALHPTVLSLVAQTEIRRGNLVGAYAALRDVEQLAESGAYDRTTSTNPILLGEGLYLNLGIVAHQLGKLDVAERSYRKLLQIHPDHPVAEQNLRLLGS, from the coding sequence GTGCGGACCGGAATCACGCTGGCGATGATCGCCCGAAACGAGGAGCGTTGCTTGGCGCGATGCCTCAGTTCGGTGAAGGACCATGTCGAGAGCATCGTCGTCGTCGATACGGGTTCGACCGATCGCACGCCGGAAATCGCGCGTTCGTTCGGGGCGCGGGTAGAGGCTATCGAATGGCCCGGCGCATTCGACGAGGCTCGGAACGCTTCCCTTGCCTTGGTCGAAACTGAGTGGGTCCTGTGGCTCGATGCCGACGAGTGGTTTGTCGAAGGGCACGCCTCTCAGCTTGCCGTGGCGATAAGGCGCGAGGACGCGTTCGGCTACCTCCTTGTCCGGCGCGATCTATTCCCGTCAGGAGGATTCGGCGAACAGGTCCTGCTTCGGCTTTGGCGTCATGATCCCTCGCTGAGGTTTGTGGGGGTGATTCATGAGCACTTGGACCCTGATGCACTCGAACGGGCGACAAGCCGACGGAAGGTCTTCGAATCAAGAATCGCGTTTTTTCACGACGGGTTCCGACCCGAGCCTTCCGAGGAGAAGCTGGCGCGAAACGTTCCTCTTTTGCGGAAGGAACTCGAATTGCGTCCGGGTCAAATCTATTACGAAATCGAGCTTGCGAACAGCCTCGAACGGATGGGCGATCCTGAAGGGTTGGTTTGGCGAGAAAGACTCTTGAACAAGCTTTTGGCCATGGCCGACCTCGATGATCCGCCCGATACCACGGTGAGCCTTTTCTTCTGCAACTACCTTGCCGGCCTTGCCGACTCCGATCTCCGAAGCGCCGAGGCCGACGCCGTGATCCGGCTTGCGCGCGGGTGGTTCGCGCTTCACCCCACCGTGCTTTCGCTCGTGGCACAGACGGAAATCCGTCGGGGGAATCTGGTCGGCGCGTACGCCGCGCTCCGCGATGTCGAGCAATTGGCCGAGTCCGGCGCCTACGACCGGACAACCTCGACGAACCCGATCCTGCTGGGAGAAGGGCTCTATCTCAACCTTGGGATCGTGGCGCATCAGCTTGGGAAGCTGGACGTCGCCGAGCGGTCGTATCGTAAGCTGCTGCAAATCCACCCAGATCATCCGGTCGCCGAACAAAACCTTAGGCTACTGGGGAGCTAA
- a CDS encoding acylphosphatase — MTGYRIVVRGQVQGVGFRAFVYREATYVGLRGRVWNRSDGGVEIVAYAEGPSTLDSFVVRLQQAPGRIDSVEVDSHVGEPPSNFDIGPTH; from the coding sequence GTGACCGGGTATCGAATCGTGGTCCGAGGCCAGGTTCAAGGGGTCGGATTTCGCGCCTTCGTCTATCGCGAAGCGACCTATGTGGGTCTGCGAGGAAGGGTCTGGAACAGGTCTGACGGCGGAGTAGAGATCGTGGCGTATGCCGAAGGGCCCTCGACGCTTGATTCATTCGTGGTGAGACTTCAGCAGGCGCCGGGCAGAATCGATTCCGTAGAGGTTGACAGCCATGTCGGCGAGCCCCCTTCCAACTTCGACATCGGCCCCACTCATTAG
- a CDS encoding type I glutamate--ammonia ligase, which produces MTPKDAVSLVHANEAKFVDIRFTDLFGMWQHFSMSAEDFSEELFEAGIGFDGSSIRGFQAINESDMLLVPDPGTVFMDPFYAHPTAAIICKIEDPITRQPYSRDPRYVAEKCEAYLKASGIGDTAYFGPEAEFFLFDSLAYDNDPRRSYYEIDSVEAHWNSGKEGNPGWTIRPKGGYFPCPPVDKLQDVRSEIVMKLMEVGIDVEVHHHEVASAGQCEIDVRFAPLIKTADNMMKYKYVVRQTAYEHGLIACFMPKPLLGDNGSGMHIHMSIWKNGETQMYDETGYAGLSESARFFVGGLLRHAPALLAFCAPTTNSYRRLVPGYEAPINLMYSQRNRSACVRIPMYSLSPKAKRVEFRAPDPTANPYLAFSACLMAGIDGIQNRIEPPEPMDKDLYELPPEEKAQIAQTPGSLRATLEALVNDHEFLLKGDVFTSDLIETYVSHKLKHECDQIAIRPHPYEFFLYADA; this is translated from the coding sequence ATGACACCGAAAGACGCCGTCTCACTTGTTCATGCGAACGAAGCGAAGTTTGTCGACATTCGCTTCACCGACCTGTTTGGGATGTGGCAACACTTCTCCATGTCCGCGGAGGACTTTTCAGAAGAACTTTTCGAGGCCGGAATTGGATTCGACGGCTCGAGCATTCGCGGATTCCAAGCCATCAATGAGTCCGACATGCTGCTCGTCCCTGATCCGGGCACGGTCTTCATGGACCCGTTCTATGCCCACCCGACGGCGGCGATCATCTGCAAGATCGAAGATCCCATCACTCGGCAGCCCTACTCGCGCGATCCGAGATACGTCGCCGAGAAGTGCGAGGCCTATCTGAAGGCGAGCGGGATCGGCGACACTGCGTATTTCGGCCCCGAGGCCGAGTTCTTCTTGTTCGATTCTCTTGCCTATGACAACGACCCGCGGAGGTCGTACTACGAGATCGACAGCGTCGAAGCGCACTGGAACAGCGGCAAAGAGGGCAACCCGGGCTGGACGATTCGACCCAAGGGCGGCTACTTTCCTTGCCCGCCGGTCGACAAGCTCCAAGACGTGCGATCGGAGATCGTGATGAAGCTCATGGAAGTGGGGATCGACGTCGAGGTCCACCATCACGAGGTCGCGTCCGCGGGCCAGTGCGAAATAGACGTCCGTTTCGCCCCGCTCATCAAGACCGCCGACAACATGATGAAGTACAAGTACGTCGTTCGGCAAACGGCGTATGAGCACGGGCTCATCGCTTGTTTTATGCCCAAACCCCTCCTTGGCGACAACGGCAGCGGGATGCACATCCACATGTCGATCTGGAAGAACGGCGAGACTCAAATGTACGACGAAACCGGATATGCAGGGCTGTCCGAGTCGGCTCGCTTCTTTGTAGGAGGTCTGTTGCGACATGCCCCGGCCTTGCTTGCTTTCTGTGCCCCGACGACCAACAGTTACCGCCGCTTGGTGCCCGGCTACGAGGCGCCGATCAACCTCATGTACTCCCAGCGAAACCGGTCCGCCTGCGTCCGGATTCCGATGTATAGCCTCTCGCCGAAAGCCAAGCGCGTCGAGTTTCGCGCGCCGGACCCCACCGCCAACCCGTACCTCGCGTTTTCCGCTTGCCTGATGGCGGGGATCGACGGCATCCAGAACCGCATCGAGCCGCCGGAACCGATGGACAAGGACCTCTACGAACTCCCTCCGGAGGAAAAGGCCCAGATCGCGCAAACGCCGGGATCGCTTCGGGCGACGTTGGAAGCGCTCGTGAACGATCACGAGTTCCTGCTCAAGGGCGACGTCTTCACGAGCGACCTCATCGAGACGTACGTCAGCCATAAGCTCAAGCACGAATGCGACCAGATCGCGATTCGGCCGCACCCGTACGAGTTCTTCTTGTACGCCGACGCGTAG
- a CDS encoding acyl-CoA dehydrogenase has protein sequence MPVFLYGVFEIMLGERSQQLESGGSFFYEEPSQVFSVEDFSSDESMMVATAEQFSRKEVLPLVERIEKQEDGLMPDLIRKAGQLGLLGIDAAEEYGGLGLGKNLAARIIEMLSLNASFSVTAGVTSGIGQLGLSLYGTEPQKHKYLPKVLSGEWVAAYCLSEPNSGTDALAASSQAKRQGGHWLLNGSKMWVSNAKWANLFLVVARIEGEGLAAFLVERDYAGVRIEREEHKMGLKGSSTARVTLENVEVPLSNLLHEPGKGHYVALNALNLGRFKLSSMSLGPARDAFENSLRYSQERRQFGQPICNFGLIRKKIAESAIRYFLAESMIYRTGHLIDLAFEKWGGTVEGNQRAAAEFALECSSCKVFASEAQGFIVDEALQVFGGYGFTEEFPVARHYRDARISRIYEGTNEINRVSIASRLLKSASSCKGRSPQSFAHDLALKLLASPQEDQIYLGALADLAILHFAEQSARLRAHRVGGCAQMLYTSSLGWLQAKAVEAFRCARPDSLECPKVDLPQHDEIAQAALERGTLLSAVP, from the coding sequence GTGCCTGTCTTCCTCTACGGAGTATTCGAAATCATGCTGGGAGAGCGATCTCAACAATTGGAGTCGGGAGGGTCCTTTTTTTATGAGGAGCCGAGTCAGGTCTTTTCTGTCGAGGACTTCAGTTCCGATGAATCGATGATGGTCGCGACGGCCGAGCAATTCTCCCGCAAAGAGGTTCTCCCGCTGGTCGAAAGGATCGAAAAGCAGGAAGACGGTTTGATGCCGGACCTCATTCGAAAGGCGGGCCAACTCGGGCTCTTGGGCATCGACGCCGCCGAAGAATATGGAGGGTTGGGTCTGGGCAAGAACCTCGCAGCTCGGATCATCGAGATGCTCAGTCTGAACGCCTCCTTCAGCGTTACTGCGGGGGTGACCAGCGGAATCGGTCAACTCGGCCTTTCGCTTTATGGAACGGAGCCGCAAAAACACAAGTACCTCCCGAAGGTCCTATCTGGCGAGTGGGTGGCCGCGTACTGCCTCAGCGAGCCCAACAGCGGCACGGACGCGCTCGCGGCCAGTTCGCAAGCCAAACGGCAGGGTGGCCATTGGCTCCTCAATGGGTCGAAGATGTGGGTTTCGAACGCGAAATGGGCCAACCTCTTCCTCGTTGTCGCGCGGATCGAGGGCGAAGGGCTCGCCGCATTCTTGGTCGAGCGAGACTACGCCGGCGTGCGCATCGAACGCGAAGAGCACAAAATGGGGCTGAAGGGTTCCTCGACGGCGCGAGTGACCCTCGAAAACGTCGAAGTACCCCTCAGCAACCTGCTCCATGAACCCGGAAAGGGTCACTACGTAGCCCTCAATGCGCTCAACCTTGGCCGGTTCAAGCTGTCTTCGATGTCGTTGGGTCCCGCGCGGGATGCCTTCGAGAACTCGTTGCGGTATTCCCAAGAGCGAAGGCAGTTCGGACAGCCCATCTGCAACTTCGGGCTGATCCGCAAGAAGATCGCCGAGTCTGCGATCCGGTACTTCTTGGCGGAGTCGATGATCTACCGGACGGGCCACTTGATCGACCTCGCGTTTGAGAAGTGGGGCGGAACGGTCGAGGGAAACCAGCGGGCGGCCGCGGAGTTCGCGTTGGAATGCAGCTCGTGCAAGGTGTTCGCCTCTGAGGCTCAGGGCTTCATCGTCGACGAAGCGCTGCAGGTGTTCGGCGGGTACGGCTTCACCGAGGAGTTCCCCGTGGCCCGGCATTACCGCGACGCCAGGATCAGCCGGATTTACGAAGGAACGAACGAAATCAACCGAGTGAGCATCGCGTCCAGGCTGCTGAAGTCGGCGTCGAGTTGTAAGGGCCGCTCCCCCCAGAGCTTCGCGCACGATCTCGCTCTGAAGCTGCTGGCGAGCCCCCAAGAGGACCAAATCTACTTGGGCGCCCTGGCGGACCTGGCCATCCTCCATTTCGCCGAGCAGTCGGCCCGGCTCAGGGCGCACCGAGTGGGCGGCTGCGCCCAAATGCTGTACACAAGTTCGCTGGGATGGCTGCAGGCGAAGGCAGTCGAAGCTTTTCGCTGTGCCCGTCCGGACTCGTTAGAGTGCCCGAAGGTCGATCTCCCGCAACACGACGAGATCGCCCAAGCCGCCCTCGAACGGGGTACCCTTCTCTCCGCCGTTCCATGA
- a CDS encoding multifunctional 2',3'-cyclic-nucleotide 2'-phosphodiesterase/5'-nucleotidase/3'-nucleotidase: MKGLRLIGVFVCFVLGLALGFAQEFTLTVLHTNDMHARFEPSKVGSQMLGGYSRLATLIDRHRKSDPNAIVLNAGDTFQGTLYFNVYEGLADAAFMNYVRFDAMAAGNHEFDRGPEVFARFLDRVSFPVLAANLDVSNEPALLGKLMPSTILEVGGEKVGVVGAVTPDLPSISSPGPNVKLKPLVACVQAEIDQLAAKGIDKVIVLSHVGYSDEQQLARDLRGADMIVGGHSHSLLGSFEGFDLPKPLGPYPTVVTHSNGERVLVVQAWEWGKVLGRIQVVFDASGKVARWSGGDPIPVVESVAEDPFIASFIAALKKPIEAMQSEVVGELSSDAGFPQGTARTGENSMGNLIADAYLRAVKNSGAKAGFANGGGVRAPLEKGPVTYGQAITVVPFNNTLVLLDLTGAEIRAMLEHGVSKHPEGSGALIHPSSGTRYAADVRKPAGQRVTEVWIDGERLELQATYRVVVNSFMASGGDAHEVLKLAQGRRLDTGIVDIDALVEYLKAHRPLEAKLEGRIRVLGL; the protein is encoded by the coding sequence ATGAAGGGTCTTCGCCTGATTGGGGTTTTCGTTTGCTTCGTCCTTGGACTCGCGCTTGGGTTCGCTCAGGAGTTCACCCTGACCGTGCTGCACACGAACGACATGCATGCTCGATTCGAGCCGTCGAAGGTGGGCAGCCAGATGCTGGGTGGCTATTCGAGGCTGGCCACGCTGATCGATCGGCATCGAAAGTCCGACCCCAATGCCATCGTGCTGAACGCAGGGGACACGTTTCAAGGGACGCTGTACTTCAACGTTTACGAAGGGCTCGCCGACGCCGCGTTCATGAATTACGTTCGTTTCGACGCGATGGCGGCGGGCAACCATGAGTTCGACCGCGGCCCCGAGGTCTTTGCTCGATTTCTCGACCGCGTGTCGTTTCCGGTTCTTGCTGCGAACTTGGACGTATCGAACGAGCCGGCCCTTTTGGGGAAACTGATGCCGAGCACGATTCTCGAAGTGGGAGGCGAGAAGGTCGGCGTCGTGGGGGCTGTCACTCCCGATTTGCCTTCGATTAGTTCGCCCGGCCCCAACGTGAAGCTCAAACCACTCGTGGCCTGCGTCCAGGCGGAAATCGACCAGCTCGCCGCCAAAGGCATCGACAAGGTGATCGTGCTGTCCCACGTTGGGTATTCGGACGAGCAGCAACTCGCGCGCGATCTGCGGGGCGCGGACATGATCGTGGGCGGGCACAGCCACTCCTTATTGGGTTCGTTCGAAGGGTTCGATCTGCCTAAGCCTTTGGGGCCTTATCCGACCGTCGTCACCCACTCGAACGGCGAGCGCGTTCTGGTCGTTCAGGCTTGGGAATGGGGCAAGGTATTGGGGCGGATTCAAGTGGTTTTCGACGCTTCCGGAAAAGTGGCTCGGTGGAGCGGCGGCGATCCGATCCCGGTCGTGGAGTCGGTTGCGGAGGACCCCTTCATCGCGAGCTTTATCGCCGCCCTGAAGAAGCCGATCGAGGCGATGCAATCGGAGGTCGTCGGCGAGCTTTCTTCTGACGCGGGCTTCCCCCAAGGCACCGCCCGGACCGGCGAAAACAGCATGGGCAACCTCATCGCTGACGCTTATCTGAGGGCAGTGAAGAACTCCGGCGCAAAGGCTGGATTTGCCAACGGAGGTGGGGTGAGAGCGCCGCTTGAGAAGGGGCCAGTGACCTATGGCCAGGCGATCACCGTCGTGCCGTTCAACAACACGCTCGTCCTCTTGGACCTTACGGGAGCGGAGATCCGAGCGATGCTGGAACACGGCGTGTCGAAGCACCCCGAAGGATCGGGAGCCTTGATTCACCCTTCGTCGGGAACGCGGTATGCCGCCGATGTTCGCAAACCTGCGGGCCAAAGGGTTACCGAAGTCTGGATCGACGGCGAGCGGCTCGAGCTCCAAGCGACGTACCGGGTTGTGGTCAACAGCTTCATGGCCTCAGGCGGGGATGCCCATGAGGTCCTGAAACTCGCTCAAGGTCGCCGACTGGATACTGGGATCGTCGATATCGACGCGCTCGTCGAGTACCTGAAAGCCCACCGTCCGCTGGAAGCGAAGCTGGAGGGGCGAATCCGGGTCCTGGGTTTGTAG
- a CDS encoding signal peptidase I, bacterial type, protein MNALLAQLGEPGGFEVFIDNLARTPLSKVVLFVGVCTVLRLAVFPYLTKTEPHRRGGAYRAARFFNEGLDALIYAAVVVFLLIRPFGIQAFRIPSGSMKDTLLENDFIIANKAVYRYTSPKSGDIVVFRPPAFACQPNQIDEDGEPKVDFIKRCIGVGGDLIEIRAGTLYRNGEPAQETYRRGENTFDFKLVQYDGTYEAWKGKFIPVINDFHGMPNYRSPIAKPFAVGLGAGANPNEPIGSDWKSPDELSEQERRLIDELESAPPARIPPGHYLMIGDNRQESFDGRFWGLVREQDIIGRSEFIWLPIKRIGKTR, encoded by the coding sequence GTGAACGCGTTGCTGGCCCAGTTGGGCGAACCTGGCGGGTTCGAAGTCTTCATCGACAACCTGGCGCGCACTCCCCTGAGCAAGGTTGTCCTTTTTGTCGGCGTTTGTACAGTCCTGCGGCTGGCAGTGTTTCCCTATCTCACGAAGACCGAGCCTCATCGCCGAGGTGGAGCTTATCGGGCCGCGCGGTTCTTCAACGAGGGGCTGGACGCGCTCATCTACGCAGCGGTCGTCGTCTTTCTCCTCATCCGGCCTTTTGGGATTCAGGCGTTTCGCATCCCCTCCGGATCGATGAAGGACACGCTTCTCGAAAACGACTTCATCATCGCCAACAAAGCGGTCTATCGATATACGAGTCCGAAATCGGGCGACATCGTCGTGTTTCGGCCGCCCGCCTTCGCTTGCCAGCCCAACCAGATCGACGAAGACGGCGAGCCTAAGGTGGACTTCATCAAGAGGTGCATCGGAGTCGGCGGTGACCTCATCGAGATCCGGGCAGGGACGCTGTATCGCAACGGCGAGCCCGCGCAAGAGACCTACCGTCGAGGCGAGAACACGTTCGACTTCAAACTCGTGCAGTACGACGGCACTTATGAGGCTTGGAAGGGCAAGTTCATCCCGGTCATCAACGACTTTCATGGGATGCCCAACTACCGGAGCCCCATCGCCAAACCGTTCGCGGTCGGCCTCGGTGCCGGAGCCAACCCGAACGAACCGATCGGATCCGATTGGAAGAGTCCGGACGAACTCTCGGAACAGGAAAGGCGGCTTATCGACGAACTCGAGAGCGCGCCACCGGCTCGAATCCCGCCGGGGCACTACTTGATGATCGGCGACAACCGCCAGGAGTCGTTCGACGGTCGTTTTTGGGGTCTCGTGCGAGAACAGGACATCATCGGACGAAGCGAGTTCATCTGGCTGCCGATCAAGCGGATCGGAAAGACGCGGTAG
- a CDS encoding 50S ribosomal protein L19 → MSKQAIVTSIAEPCLKPELPDFRPGDTVRAHVKVREGGKERIQIFEGTCIAVKNGGVAKTILLRKMSNGVGVERSFPVHSPNFAKFEIVRRGRVRRAKLFYLRDKVGKEARIREKR, encoded by the coding sequence ATGTCCAAACAAGCGATTGTAACGAGTATTGCTGAGCCCTGCCTCAAGCCCGAGCTACCCGACTTCCGACCCGGCGACACCGTCCGCGCTCACGTAAAGGTACGGGAAGGCGGCAAGGAGCGCATTCAGATTTTCGAGGGAACCTGCATCGCCGTCAAGAACGGTGGAGTGGCCAAGACCATCTTGCTGCGGAAGATGAGCAACGGGGTGGGCGTCGAGCGGAGCTTTCCGGTCCACTCGCCCAATTTCGCGAAGTTCGAGATCGTTCGGCGGGGCCGAGTTCGAAGGGCTAAGCTGTTCTACTTGCGCGATAAGGTGGGCAAGGAAGCTCGAATCCGCGAGAAAAGGTAA